GCGGTCAAGAAGCGGTTCAGGCCGAGCAAATGGGCCGTGACGCTCAGCACCAGCATCACGGCGAGGTTGGTCAGGATCAGCAGCAGCACGCGTTTCATGGGGTTCGTCCCTGTTATCGATTCGTGCTGGCAGCATAGGCGGGACAACGCGAAGATAAAATCGAATAAAATCTCATGAACAATCCGATTTATTCGAAACAATATGACCGAGCCGCTCAACTACAAGCACCTTCACTACTTCTGGGCCGTCGCCCGCGAAGGCGGCGTCAACCGGGCCGCCGAGCGGCTGGGCATGAGCGCGCAGACCGTCAGCGGCCAGGTCTCCCGGCTAGAACTGGCGCTGGGAAAGGCGCTGTTCACCCAGCAGGGACGCAAGCTGGTGCTGACCGAGGCCGGACGCGTGGCGCTGCAGTACGCCGACCAGATCTTCCTGCTCGGCGAGACGCTGCAGGAGACGCTGGAAGAGGAAACGCCCGGCGCGACGGTACGCCTGTCGGCAGGCATCACCGACGTACTTCCCAAGACGGTCTCCTATCGGCTGCTGGAACCGGCGCTCGCTTCGGGAAACCGGGTGCGGCTGGTGTGCACGGAAGGCGCGTTCGACGAACTGTTGGCCGAGCTGGCTCTGCATCGTCTGGATGTGGTGCTGGCCGACCGTCCGGTCCCGGCCGGTGCTCAACAACCCTTCGTCTCGACCTTGCTGGCGCGCTGTCCGGTCATGATCTTCGGCACCGCCCAACTTTGCGCCCGCTACCGCGACGGTTTCCCGCACAGCCTCGCGCGGGCACCGATGCTGCTTCCCACGCGGGACAACGTGTTGCGCAGCCAGCTCGAGCAGTGGTTCGAGGCGGAGAGCATCAAGGTCGACATCGTCGGCGAGTTCGAGGACGGGGCGCTGCTCAAGACATTCGGGCGCCAGGGTGTCGGCCTGTTCCCCGCGCCGTCCTTCCAGGTCGACGATATCACCCGTCAGTTCGAGGTCGAGGTGCTGGGCGCCGTCGAAGGGGTCTCCGAGCACTACTACGCGATCGCCAACCGCCGCAAGCTGCAGCACAGCGCCGTCGAGGCCATCATGCGTTCGCGCGCGGAGGTCCGGGACGAAGCCTGAAGGGCAGGGGGCTTTGGGGGCACCCGGTGCGCATAGGTCTGAAGACTGATCTGCCCCGGTGCATCGAAACCGTTCTCCTTCGGCCAAGCTCCGGGTTGGCCGAGCCTTTTCCGGGAAGCGATCGGCCCGGGCCCGATGTACGCCTCGTTCTTTGACCCGGCCGGAATCGGCGGCTCGCCCACTTTCCTGATAGAGCTGGGTTCGATGTCGCCCGGCATCGTCTGCCGGCGCAAACGAAAACCCCCGGGGGCTTGCCACCGGGGGTTTCTGCAGCGGGCTCGGCCAACCCTTTGACGTTGGCCGAGCCCCTTGTCGGGCCGAATCGCGCTTGTGGCCCGGTCCGGCCCGTGGGGCTAGTCGTGGTGCTTCACCTGGCGCACCTGGTCGGACTGGTACTCGCCGGTGTCCGGGTCTTCGTCTTCGGCCTCCGGGAGCGGCTCGTCCTCTTCGAGGTGCTGTCCGACGCGGAACTGGTGCACCTGGTCGGCCGAGTATTCGCCGGTGTCGGGCACGGTTTCCTGCGTTTGGGAAGGTTTGGGAGCGTTGCCTGCCATGGGAGCCTCCTGCCTGTCTGTGGGTGAGGGGACTGCGGGTGATGCTACTCGCCAGTATAGGCGGCTAAGGGGCGGCGTCACCCCGGGGTGGCCCGGGCCGTGATGAGGAAGGCCTGGCCGAGGCAGGAATAGGTGAGGGCTGCCTTCCACACCTACCACAGCGGTTTGCTCAGGTTCTCGGTGAAGGCGCTGAACATGATGTTGAAACTGACGCTG
This DNA window, taken from Crenobacter cavernae, encodes the following:
- the nhaR gene encoding transcriptional activator NhaR, coding for MTEPLNYKHLHYFWAVAREGGVNRAAERLGMSAQTVSGQVSRLELALGKALFTQQGRKLVLTEAGRVALQYADQIFLLGETLQETLEEETPGATVRLSAGITDVLPKTVSYRLLEPALASGNRVRLVCTEGAFDELLAELALHRLDVVLADRPVPAGAQQPFVSTLLARCPVMIFGTAQLCARYRDGFPHSLARAPMLLPTRDNVLRSQLEQWFEAESIKVDIVGEFEDGALLKTFGRQGVGLFPAPSFQVDDITRQFEVEVLGAVEGVSEHYYAIANRRKLQHSAVEAIMRSRAEVRDEA